One part of the Humulus lupulus chromosome 9, drHumLupu1.1, whole genome shotgun sequence genome encodes these proteins:
- the LOC133801215 gene encoding cationic amino acid transporter 1-like — protein MGVGGDEGLRRRGCSCTKDDFLPEESFQSWGNYVRALKETPTRFINRVTTRSLDSEELVEMKARSQHEMKKTLTWWDLMWFGIGAVIGAGIFVLTGLEAKTDAGPAVVLSYVVSGISAMLSVFCYTEFAVEIPVAGGSFAYLRVELGDFVAFIAAGNILLEYVIGGAAVARSWTSYFATLCNHKPDEFRINAVGALSENYGHLDPIAVVVMAFICVLAVLSTKGSSRLNYVASIVHVLVILFIIIAGLTKANFDNYTPFAPFGPRGVFKASAVLFFAYVGFDAVSTMAEETKNPGKDIPIGLVGSMLITTVVYCLLAITLCLMVPYQLIDEDAPFSIAFETVGMGWAKYLVAAGALKGMTSVLLVSAVGQARYLTHIARTHMMPPWLAQVNEKTGTPANATIVMITATAVIALFTKLDILSNLLSISTLFIFMLVAVALLVRRYYATGVTTTADRNKLVFFLIVILGSSIATSAYWGTSDGWYGYAITAPLWFLGTLGLRIFVPQAKFPKLWGVPLVPWLPSASIAINIFLLGSIDKDSFIRFGVWTLIILGYYFFFGLHASYDIAKEFEKEKELENDNHLRNAEEGGA, from the exons ATGGGGGTGGGAGGAGACGAAGGATTGAGGAGAAGAGGATGTTCGTGCACAAAAGACGATTTTCTCCCTGAGGAGTCGTTCCAGAGCTGGGGCAATTACGTCCGAGCACTGAAAGAGACTCCGACCCGTTTCATCAATCGGGTCACGACCCGATCATTGGACAGCGAGGAACTGGTTGAGATGAAGGCTCGAAGCCAGCACGAGATGAAGAAGACGCTCACATGGTGGGACCTCATGTGGTTCGGAATCGGAGCCGTCATCGGCGCCGGAATATTCGTCCTGACGGGCCTCGAGGCCAAGACGGATGCTGGCCCCGCCGTCGTCTTATCCTACGTCGTTTCGGGCATCTCCGCCATGCTTTCTGTTTTTTGTTACACTGAGTTTGCAGTCGAAATTCCCGTTGCAG GCGGCTCATTTGCTTACCTAAGGGTAGAGCTTGGAGATTTCGTTGCCTTCATTGCCGCAGGCAACATCCTCCTCGAATACGTAATCGGTGGCGCGGCCGTGGCCCGATCATGGACCTCCTACTTCGCCACCCTATGCAACCACAAACCAGACGAGTTCCGCATCAACGCCGTGGGTGCTCTCTCCGAAAATTACGGCCACCTTGACCCGATCGCCGTCGTGGTCATGGCCTTCATTTGCGTCTTGGCTGTGCTCAGCACCAAAGGCTCATCCCGACTAAACTACGTCGCTTCGATTGTCCACGTCCTCGTCATTCTCTTCATCATCATCGCCGGTCTTACCAAAGCCAACTTCGATAACTACACACCATTCGCACCCTTTGGCCCACGTGGTGTCTTCAAAGCCTCTGCAGTGCTCTTCTTTGCCTACGTAGGATTTGACGCCGTTTCGACCATGGCTGAGGAGACTAAGAACCCTGGTAAAGACATCCCCATCGGGCTAGTTGGTTCCATGCTCATCACCACCGTCGTTTACTGTCTACTGGCTATAACCCTTTGCCTGATGGTACCATACCAACTAATTGACGAAGATGCTCCCTTCTCAATTGCGTTTGAGACCGTCGGAATGGGCTGGGCGAAGTACCTCGTTGCGGCTGGAGCCTTAAAGGGAATGACGAGTGTTTTGCTAGTCAGCGCAGTGGGCCAGGCTCGTTACCTGACACACATAGCTCGGACCCACATGATGCCGCCATGGCTGGCCCAAGTCAACGAGAAGACTGGTACCCCAGCCAACGCCACCATTGTCATGATCACAGCCACGGCCGTCATCGCCTTATTCACCAAGCTGGATATTCTCTCCAACCTCCTCTCCATATCGACCCTCTTCATTTTCATGCTCGTCGCAGTCGCCCTTCTCGTCCGGCGGTACTACGCTACCGGAGTGACTACTACGGCTGACCGGAACAAGCTGGTTTTCTTCCTCATAGTGATTCTGGGCTCTTCGATTGCTACCTCTGCTTACTGGGGCACCAGCGATGGTTGGTACGGGTACGCCATTACTGCTCCGCTTTGGTTCTTGGGGACATTAGGTCTTCGAATCTTTGTTCCTCAGGCGAAGTTCCCTAAGCTTTGGGGGGTTCCATTGGTGCCATGGTTACCCTCGGCTTCAATTGCGATCAACATATTTCTTCTAGGTTCAATTGATAAGGACTCGTTtataaggtttggggtttggacTCTGATTATTTTGGGCTATTACTTCTTCTTTGGGTTACATGCTTCGTACGACATTGCCAAGGAGTTTGAGAAAGAGAAAGAACTTGAAAACGACAATCATTTGAGAAATGCTGAAGAAGGTGGTGCGTAG